The genomic window GACACGTCGATCCTGGGCGTTGCCAACGGCGACTACCCGGCTGCCGCCATCGCAAACTCGGTCATGACCCGCATGATCGACCGCGAAGTCGTGTCCCCCGATCAGATCCGCTCGATCTACCAGTCGGCAACCTTCCCGACGACGGGTTACGGCACGGTCTACAATCTGACGCCCGAGCTCCAGCAGCAGATCCGCGACGCGTTCTTCTCGTTCGAGTGGGAAGGCTCCGCGCTTGCCGAAGAGTTCAACGCGTCGGGCGAAGAGCAGTTCATCGAAATCAGCTTCCAGGAAGACTGGGAAGTCATTCGCCAGATCGACGAGGCGACCGGCGTCTCCTATTCCTGCCAGTAAGCTCTGGCTAACACAAAGCGGGGGCGCAGCTTCGTATCTGCGTCCCCGCTTCGCATTGAGGCAGAGGCGAGAGGTCAGGCATGCTTGAGGTGGACAGTCTCGAGAAGCGCTACAAAACGGGCGACATGGCGTTGCGCGGCATTTCTTTCACGGTTGCCAAGGGGCAGGTCGTTGGCCTCATCGGGCCTTCGGGCGCGGGCAAGTCATCACTTATCCGCTGCATCAACCGACTGGTGGAACCGACAGGCGGCGCCATTCGTCTGAACGGGCTCGATCTCACGAAGCTGTCCGGCGGCAATTTGCGCCAAGCGCGCAGGCGCATCGGCATGATCTTCCAGGAATATGCGCTGGTCGAGCGTCTGACCGTCATGGAGAACGTGCTGTCGGGCAGGCTCGGCTATGTCGCCTTCTGGCGCTCCTTCTTCCGGCGCTTTCCGCAGACGGATGTCGACAAGGCCTTCCAGCTTCTGGATCGTGTCGGGCTTCAGGATCACGTGGACAAGCGCGCGGATGCGCTTTCCGGCGGCCAGCGCCAGCGCGTCGGCATTGCGCGTGCGCTCGAGCAGGACCCGGAACTGCTGCTGGTCGACGAGCCGACCGCATCGCTCGATCCGAAGACATCGCGCCAGATCATGCGTCTCATCTGCGAAGTCTGCCGCGAGCGCGACCTTCCGGCGATCATCAACATTCACGATGTGGTGCTGGCCCAGATGTTCGTCGATCGCATCATCGGCCTGCGCGCCGGCGCGGTGGTGTTCGATGGTCCGCCGACGGATCTTACGGACACGGCGCTGACCGAGATTTACGGCGAAGAAGACTGGCATGCGATGCGCAAGACGCGCGAGGAAGATGCGGCTGACGAAAGCGAGACGAAGGCGTTTGAAGCCGAGCGTCTGGCGGAGCTGGTCTAGTGGTCAGCGCAGTTGCACCCGCCGCTTCCCGCCGCTGGCGCCGGCCGCCGGTCTTCATCAAGAGCCGGTTCTGGCGCATTGCCATCTATGGCGGCTTTTTCGCCTATCTCGTGCTGGCGCTCTGGTCGATCGACCTTGACTGGACGCGCATCGTCCAAGGCCTCGACCGCGGCCGCCGCTTCATCGAAGGCTTTCTGACACCGGACTTCACGAGCCGCTGGCGCGACATTCGCCAGGGCATGGTGGAAAGCATCACCATGACGGTGTGTGCAAGCGTTGTCGGCATCCTCATTTCCATCCCGATCGGCATCGGCGCGGCGCGCAACATCGCGCCCTGGCCCGTCCATGCCGTATGCCGCAGCATCATCGCCATTTCTCGCGCGTTTCAGGAAATCATCATCGCGATCCTGTTCGTGGCCATGTTCGGGTTCGGGCCATTCGCCGGTTTTCTGACGCTCTCCTTCGCGACGATCGGATTCATCTCCAAGCTGCTTGCCGACGACATCGAGGAAGTCGATGAGGCGCAAGCCGAAGCCATCCGCGCCACCGGGGCCGGTTGGTGGCAGATCGTCAACTACGCGATCCAGCCGCAGGTCATGCCGCGACTGATCGGGCTTTCGCTCTACCGCGTCGACATCAATTTCCGTGAAAGTTCGGTCATCGGCATCGTCGGTGCAGGCGGCATCGGTGCCACGCTCAACACCTCGATGGAGCGATACGATTACGATACGGCGGGCGCGATCCTGATCCTGATCATCATCTTCGTCATGTTGGCCGAATACGGCTCAAGCCACATCCGCAAGAGGGTGCAGTGATGCCGATTGGATCGAACGCCGCCGATAACACCTGGTCGAAGCACACCCGTCGGGGCGAATGGATGATCTGGGGCGGCTGGTTCGCACTCGCGGTCGTCTTCGTCCTGTCCTGGCAGGTGATGAACGAGCGGACGATCTGGGCGTTCGTCGAGGATGCTCCGCGCCAAGGCGCCGACCTTCTCTCGCGCTCCTGGCCGCCGCGCTGGGATTATCTCGGAAATCTTTGGCAGCCGCTTTGGGACACATTGAACATGGCGACGCTCGGCACGCTGCTGGGTACGGCCATGGCCGTGCCGTTGGCGTTCATGGCGGCGCGCAATACCTCGCCGAGCCTGCTCTTCTTGCGGCCGGTCGCGCTGTTCATCATTGTCGCTTCGCGCTCGATCAATTCGTTGATCTGGGCGTTGCTGCTCGTCGCGATCATCGGTCCGGGCATTCTCGCCGGAATCATCGCCATCGCGCTTCGATCCATCGGATTTGTGGGCAAGCTGCTTTACGAGTCGATCGAGGAAATCGACGAGACGCAGGTGGAGGCCGTTCGTGCGACAGGAGCGGGCCAGCTGCAGCTGATCGATTATGCGATCGTGCCGCAGGTGCTTCCCGCATTCGTCGGCATGACGATTTTCCGCTGGGACATCAACATCCGTGAATCCACAATCCTCGGGCTGGTGGGTGCCAGCGGCATCGGGCTGCAACTCCAGGGGTCGCTCAACACGCTCGCCTGGTCCCAGGTCTCGGTGATCTTCGCTGTCATTCTTCTGACGGTGATCGTCGCGGAATGGGTGTCGTCCAAGGTTCGCCGCGCCATCATCTGATCGCCGATTTATCAGCGCGCATTTACAAGCAATCGCTCAATCAGGAGTCGTGAAGATTCCTGTTGCTGATCAATCCGGATCAATATAGCGTTTCATCGTGGGGTGGA from Georhizobium profundi includes these protein-coding regions:
- the phnC gene encoding phosphonate ABC transporter ATP-binding protein, encoding MLEVDSLEKRYKTGDMALRGISFTVAKGQVVGLIGPSGAGKSSLIRCINRLVEPTGGAIRLNGLDLTKLSGGNLRQARRRIGMIFQEYALVERLTVMENVLSGRLGYVAFWRSFFRRFPQTDVDKAFQLLDRVGLQDHVDKRADALSGGQRQRVGIARALEQDPELLLVDEPTASLDPKTSRQIMRLICEVCRERDLPAIINIHDVVLAQMFVDRIIGLRAGAVVFDGPPTDLTDTALTEIYGEEDWHAMRKTREEDAADESETKAFEAERLAELV
- the phnE gene encoding phosphonate ABC transporter, permease protein PhnE; amino-acid sequence: MVSAVAPAASRRWRRPPVFIKSRFWRIAIYGGFFAYLVLALWSIDLDWTRIVQGLDRGRRFIEGFLTPDFTSRWRDIRQGMVESITMTVCASVVGILISIPIGIGAARNIAPWPVHAVCRSIIAISRAFQEIIIAILFVAMFGFGPFAGFLTLSFATIGFISKLLADDIEEVDEAQAEAIRATGAGWWQIVNYAIQPQVMPRLIGLSLYRVDINFRESSVIGIVGAGGIGATLNTSMERYDYDTAGAILILIIIFVMLAEYGSSHIRKRVQ
- the phnE gene encoding phosphonate ABC transporter, permease protein PhnE, which encodes MPIGSNAADNTWSKHTRRGEWMIWGGWFALAVVFVLSWQVMNERTIWAFVEDAPRQGADLLSRSWPPRWDYLGNLWQPLWDTLNMATLGTLLGTAMAVPLAFMAARNTSPSLLFLRPVALFIIVASRSINSLIWALLLVAIIGPGILAGIIAIALRSIGFVGKLLYESIEEIDETQVEAVRATGAGQLQLIDYAIVPQVLPAFVGMTIFRWDINIRESTILGLVGASGIGLQLQGSLNTLAWSQVSVIFAVILLTVIVAEWVSSKVRRAII